A window from Mobula birostris isolate sMobBir1 unplaced genomic scaffold, sMobBir1.hap1 scaffold_532, whole genome shotgun sequence encodes these proteins:
- the LOC140193359 gene encoding LOW QUALITY PROTEIN: uncharacterized protein (The sequence of the model RefSeq protein was modified relative to this genomic sequence to represent the inferred CDS: substituted 1 base at 1 genomic stop codon) yields the protein MAHQRVHTRERPFTCSDCGKGFTHSSRLKLHQRVHTGERPFTCSDCGRGFTRSSALLVHKSVHTGEWPFTCSDCGKGFTRSSELKIHQRVHTGERPFTCSDCGKRFTQSSQLKVHQRVHTGERPFTCSDCGKRFTHSSQLKVHQRVHTGERPFTCSDCGKRFTHSSTLQNHQRVHTGEKPFTCLECGKGFTQSSHLLVHQSIHTGEKPFTCSVCGNKFTLSSHLQNHQRVHTEEKPFTCSVCGKRFTHSSSLRSHQRVHTGEKPFTCSECGKKFTDSSTLRSHQRVHTGEKPFTCSECGKGFTQSSHRLAHQSVHTQGKPFTCSVCGKGYTRSSYLQRHQRVHTGEKPFTCXECGKGFTQSSQLRAHQSRVHTGERPFTCSECGKGFTRSSTLQSHQRVHTGDRPFTCSVCGKGFTLSSQLLRHQSVHTGEWPFNCSDCGKGFTWSPDLLVHQRVHTGERPFTCSDCGKGFTQLSTLLAHQSVHTRETPFTCSACGKRFTRSSDLQSHQRVHTGEKPFTCSECGKGFTQSSNLQSHHQVHTGEKPFTCSDCGKRFSHSFHVLTHQRVHTGERPFTCSECGKGFNQSSTLLSHQRLHTGERPFTCSECGKRFTRSSDLLSHQRVHTGEKPFTCSECAKRFSRSSDLQSHQRVHTGEKPFTCSECGKGFTHSSTLQRHLRVHTGEKPFICSVCGKRFTRSSTLQSHQRVHTGEGPFTCSDCGKGFTQSSQLLAHQSVHIGERALI from the exons atggctcaccagcgagttcacaccagggagcgacCATTCAcgtgctcggactgtgggaaaggattcactcactcatctaGACTGAaattacatcagcgagttcacactggagagaggccgttcacctgctcagactgcgggaggggattcactcggtcatccgccctactggtacacaagtcagttcacactggggagtggccattcacctgctcagactgtgggaagggattcactcgctcatctgaactgaagatacatcagcgagttcacactggagagaggccattcacctgctcagactgtgggaagagattcactcagtcatctcaacttaaggtacatcagcgagttcacactggggagaggccgttcacctgctcagactgtgggaagagattcactcattcatctcaacttaaggtacatcagcgagttcacactggggagaggccgttcacctgctcagactgtgggaagagattcactcattcatccaccctacagaatcatcagcgagttcacactggggagaagccgttcacctgcttagaatgtgggaagggattcactcagtcatcccacctactggtACATCAgtcaattcacactggggagaagccgttcacctgctcagtttgtgggaataaattcactctgtcatcccacctacagaatcatcagcgagttcacactgaggagaagccgttcacctgctcagtctgtgggaagagattcactcattcATCCAGCCTacggagtcaccagcgagttcacactggggagaagccgttcacctgctcagaatgtgggaagaaattcactgattcatccaccctacggagtcaccagcgagttcacactggggagaagccgttcacctgctcagaatgtgggaaaggatttactcagtcatcccaccgactggcacaccagtcagttcacacacaggggaagccgttcacctgctcagtttgtGGGAAGGGATACACTCGGTCATCctacctacagagacatcagcgagttcacactggggagaagccgttcacctgctaagaatgtgggaaaggattcactcagtcatctcaactacgggcacaccagtca cgagttcacactggggagaggccattcacctgctcagaatgtgggaagggattcactcgttcatccaccctacagagtcaccagcgagttcacacaggggacaggccattcacctgctcagtctgtgggaagggattcactttgtcatctcagctactgagacaccagtcagttcacaccggggagtggccattcaactgttcagactgtggaaagggtttCACTTGGTCACCCGACCTACtggtgcaccagcgagttcacaccggagagaggccgttcacctgttcagactgtgggaagggattcactcagttatccaccctactggcacaccagtcagttcacacacgGGAGacgccgttcacctgttcagcctgtgggaagagattcactcggtcatctgacctacagagtcatcagcgagttcacactggggagaagccgttcacctgctcagaatgtggaaagggattcactcagtcatccaacctacagagtcatcaccaagttcacactggggagaagccctttacctgctcagactgtgggaagagattctctcattcATTTCACGTACTGacccaccagcgagttcacactggagagaggccgttcacttgctcagaatgtgggaagggattcaatcagtcatccaccctactgagtcaccagcgacttcacactggagagaggccattcacctgctcagaatgtgggaagagattcactcgatcatccgaCCTACTgagtcaccaacgagttcacactggagagaagccgttcacctgttcagaatgTGCGAAGAGATTCAGTCGATCATCTGacttacagagtcatcagcgagttcacactggagagaagccatttacctgctcagaatgtgggaagggattcactcattcatccaccctacagcgtcacctgcgagttcacactggggagaagccgttcatctgctcagtttgtggaaagagattcactcgatcatccaccctacagagtcatcagcgagttcacactggggaggggccgttcacctgctcagactgtgggaaaggattcactcagtcatcccaactactggcacaccagtcagttcacattgggGAGCGAGCATTGATATGA